The window CCCTGACCGGCAGCGACATGGTCTTTGTGACCGCCGGGATGGGAGGCGGAACCGGAACCGGCGGAGGACCCATCGTAGCAAACATCGCCAAGAGTCTCGGCGCTCTCGTCGTCGGCATCGTGACGAGGCCTTTCAACAGCGAAGGAAAACGCCGTACCGGTCAGGCGGAAGAAGGGATCGAGGAACTCAAGAAACAGGTCGACACCCTGATCGTCATACCAAATCAGAAACTGCTTGATGTCATCGACAGGCATACGCCGTTGATGGATGCATTCGAGCTGGCAAATGACGTCCTGCACAATGCCACGCGTGGCATCTCGGAGTTGATCACCGTTCCAGGGCTTATCAACGTGGATTTTGCCGACGTCCGCACCGTCATGCGCGAAATGGGTGATGCGTTGATGGGTTCCGGCGTCGCGACCGGTGAAAACCGGGCAACGGAAGCTGCGCACGCTGCAATCTCCAGCCCGCTGCTTGACGGCGTCTCCATTGCCGGCGCCCAGGGCATCCTGATCAACGTCACGGGTGGCAAAAACATGTCGCTTGTGGAAGTCGATGAAGCGACCAGTGTCATTCATGATGCCGCCGGTGATGACGCGAACGTCATTCTCGGTACGGTTATCGATGAAAACATGAAGGATGAAATCATGGTCACCGTCATCGCGACGGGCTTCAACAGGAAGGCAGTCGCGGCCAAACAGCCGCCGAAGCCTGCCACGAGGCTCATCGATCGCATCCCCTCGGGACCGGGCGATCTTCAGAAGTTCGAAGAACCGACCTTCCTGCGCCGCGGGATCGACATCTCGATCCAGGCCCAGCGCGAACCCGACAAAGGGAACGAGAAGATCGATAAGGCAGATCCTGAGAAACCGGCGTTCTTGCGGAAGATCATGGACTGACAAAGTCGAAGGCGCCCTTCTTCCGGACCAACACACGGCGAAGGACGCCTTCATCAGCGTTCCAGGTTTCAGCGGGGGGCTTCCACCCTTCCCGCTTCAATCACGTTGCACCTCCATCCCCGCGCGGGAGCTAAGCCTGCGCGGGGATTTTTTTGAGCAGCGGAAAAGAGTAAGACCCGTCAGGTTTCGTGGAGCAATCAAAAGAAATCCTGACGGGTCTGCCATCGAACGCTTGTTAGGCAACTTCCACCGCGTTTAGCGCTTGTTCGAAATCAGCAATGATGTCTTCGATATGCTCGATCCCGACAGAAACCCGGACGAGATCGGGAGTCGTGCCGGATTCAAGCTGCTCTTTCGCGTTGAGTTGCTGATGCGTGGTTGATGCGGGATGAATGACCAATGTCTTCGCGTCACCAACATTCGCAAGCAAACTCGCAAGTTTCAGGTTGTTGATGAATTTCCTTCCCGCTTCGAGTCCCCCCTTGATGCCGAACACAAGCATGCCGCCATACAAGCCGCGATACAGGTATTTCTTGGCGATCGCATGCGACGGATGATCCTCGAGACCGGGGTACGTCACCCACTCAATCAGCGGGTGTTTCCGCAGCCATTGCGCGAGCGCGAGCGCGTTCTGGCTGTGGCGTTCGGCGCGCAGCGAGAGCGTCTCGAGTCCCTGGATGAAAAGGAATGAGTTGAATGGACTCAGGCAAGGTCCGAAGTCCCTGAGCTGTTCTACGCGCGCACGGATGATGAACGCGATATTTCCGAAGGGGCTTTTGGAGCCGAACGTTTCCCAGAAATTAAGGCCGTGGTAACCAGGACTGGGTTGCGTAAAGACAGGAAAGTTCCCGTTCCCCCAGTCGAATTTCCCAGAATCGACAATCACTCCGCCAATCGATGTCCCGTGCCCGCCAATCCATTTCGTGGCCGAATGAACGATGATATCCGCACCGTGGTCGAAGGGGCGGCAAAGATATCCACCTGCACCGAATGTGTTGTCGACAATCAACGGGATCTTATGACTATGCGCCACTTTCGCAATGGCTTCAAAATCCGGCACCTTCAGACGTGGGTTGCTGATCGTTTCGATATAGAGAGCTTTTGTTTTCGAATCGATGAGTTTTTCGAAGTCCGCCGGATCATCGCCATCGACAAACTTCGTGTCAATTCCCAAACGAGGCAGTGTAACCTTGAAGAGATTGTAGGTGCCGCCGTACAGAAGACTTGTTGAGACGATGTTTTCTCCTGCCTGTACGATCGTCGAGAGCGCGAGAAACTCAGCCGCCTGACCCGACGAGACAGCAAGCGCTCCGACACCCCCCTCCAGTGCGGCGATCCGTTCTTCAAATACTGCAGTCGTGGGGTTCATGATACGCGTGTAGATGTTCCCGAACTGCTGCAGCGCGAACAACGACGCGGCATGGTCCGCGTTGTCAAACGTGAACGACGTGGTTTGATAAATTGGTACGGCGCGCGCGTGTGTTGTGGGATCTGCCTGCTGCCCCGCATGGAGTTGCAGAGTCTCGAAGTGACGTACCGAGGGTTTTCCGTTGCTGCTCATAGATGCTCCTTGAAATGTGAACGTATGATTGAAGTATGATTGTGTTTTCGTTCGTCAGGAATTGTTGAGCAGGGACGGAAACAAATCCATGGAACACCGCACATGCTCAGCAATTGATCGTACCACAATGCAGGAGCTTACCAGGATGATGAGACGGAAGGCCGCTGAAGAGGTTATAAAACAAAAAACCTCTTCCGGGTCGATATGCCAG of the Ignavibacteriales bacterium genome contains:
- the ftsZ gene encoding cell division protein FtsZ codes for the protein MIELDTLADRGAKIRVVGVGGGGGNAVNSMIDKGLVGVDFIAINTDVQALERNKASQKIQVGKTLTRGLGAGADPTIGHRAVEEDREEIARALTGSDMVFVTAGMGGGTGTGGGPIVANIAKSLGALVVGIVTRPFNSEGKRRTGQAEEGIEELKKQVDTLIVIPNQKLLDVIDRHTPLMDAFELANDVLHNATRGISELITVPGLINVDFADVRTVMREMGDALMGSGVATGENRATEAAHAAISSPLLDGVSIAGAQGILINVTGGKNMSLVEVDEATSVIHDAAGDDANVILGTVIDENMKDEIMVTVIATGFNRKAVAAKQPPKPATRLIDRIPSGPGDLQKFEEPTFLRRGIDISIQAQREPDKGNEKIDKADPEKPAFLRKIMD
- a CDS encoding O-acetylhomoserine aminocarboxypropyltransferase/cysteine synthase; the encoded protein is MSSNGKPSVRHFETLQLHAGQQADPTTHARAVPIYQTTSFTFDNADHAASLFALQQFGNIYTRIMNPTTAVFEERIAALEGGVGALAVSSGQAAEFLALSTIVQAGENIVSTSLLYGGTYNLFKVTLPRLGIDTKFVDGDDPADFEKLIDSKTKALYIETISNPRLKVPDFEAIAKVAHSHKIPLIVDNTFGAGGYLCRPFDHGADIIVHSATKWIGGHGTSIGGVIVDSGKFDWGNGNFPVFTQPSPGYHGLNFWETFGSKSPFGNIAFIIRARVEQLRDFGPCLSPFNSFLFIQGLETLSLRAERHSQNALALAQWLRKHPLIEWVTYPGLEDHPSHAIAKKYLYRGLYGGMLVFGIKGGLEAGRKFINNLKLASLLANVGDAKTLVIHPASTTHQQLNAKEQLESGTTPDLVRVSVGIEHIEDIIADFEQALNAVEVA